One genomic window of Caenorhabditis elegans chromosome I includes the following:
- the F20G4.2 gene encoding Non-specific serine/threonine protein kinase (Confirmed by transcript evidence): MKKGGPKLKRKESDEWLCSSTYQPNQEEIVQKNERNSTKKKKKLKLAVVVPRKSSNSSIKSILKQEIDSENVKKLDHRDKYSDDEIQIDDGDDVDILNVVSTSEIKTPTSSMAKIRIITPVIPLKIARHPTKFSPPILQIRQSPEQYFAALTPKRRRSADVVQAVKRRKEDKSDSSDSEQKSDTSEVSNIFDTFSPIKTIDSPQKTKFSLDFITGYEAQFTAFEDTQPPICFDYCNGKNSPDLFDDVEDPMSIYEESEAFEVANCNLEASPFKIEVSPEKIGSQFRFEEFEEVEKLNVNCLKKSPEKKLRFAEPDEPTWDYNNDYQKTEHFIEESCGLHLQNSVFREYAIDIETCGPSVFIESTNCAGPDDETQKYKDAESGAMMSNSSFQESQEEDIYDRDELTGLSARFASLMSSKASERRLLMSDVVFGTVPKNKLVQLDCTTLQSVFGMSILGTSSSSVIISRSSTIRRLASCSPPPPPAPFVCDSALNFPLSAATAAATIPALHRLSPISTPISVIYSIGAVSGLKPTITIRDNQKQPIEVVINPPLVSEGAF; encoded by the exons ATGAAGAAGGGCGGTCCAAAACTAAAACGAAAAGAAAGTGATGAATGGTTGTGTTCATCCACATATCAACCGAATCAAGAGGAAatagttcagaaaaatgaaaggaattcgacaaaaaagaaaaagaaattgaagttaGCTGTTGTAGTACCAAGGAAATCATCTAATTCTTCAATTAAATCtattttaaaacaagaaattgattctgaaaatgttaagaAACTTGATCATCGGGATAAATATTCCGAcgatgaaattcaaattgatgaTGGTGACGATGTAGATATTTTGAATGTTGTATCTACATCGGAAATCAAAACTCCCACTTCTAGCATGGCAAAAATCCGAATTATTACACCTGTAATACCTCTTAAAATAG cGCGCCATCCGACAAAGTTTTCTCCACCTATTCTTCAAATCCGTCAAAGTCCTGAACAATATTTCGCAGCATTGACTCCAAAACGACGAAGATCTGCAGACGTTGTGCAGGCTGTGAAACGGCGAAAAGAGGATAAATCCGATTCTTCGGATAGTGAGCAAAAATCTGATACTTCAgaagtttcaaacatttttgacacattttccCCAATAAAAACCATCGACTCAccacaaaaaacaaagttcTCACTCGATTTTATCACTGGCTATGAAGCTCAGTTTACCGCATTTGAAGATACTCAACCTCCTATATGTTTCGATTACTGTAACGGAAAGAACTCTCCGGATTTATTTGATGATGTAGAGGATCCGATGAGCATCTACGAAGAATCTGAAGCATTTGAAGTAGCCAATTGCAATTTGGAAGCTTCTCCATTCAAAATTGAGGTAtcgcctgaaaaaattggttcaCAATTTAGATTTGAAGAGTTTGAAGAAGTGGAAAAGTTGAATGTAAATTGCTTAAAGAAGTCTCCAGAAAAGAAACTGAGATTCGCGGAACCTGATGAACCAACTTGGGATTATAATAATGATTATCAAAAAACGGAGCATTTCATAGAAGAAAGCTGTGGATTGCATCTACAAAACAGTGTATTTCGAGAATATGCAATTGATATTGAGACTTGTGGTCCATCTGTGTTTATAGAATCAACTAATTGTGCTGGACCAGATGATGAAACTCAG aaataCAAGGATGCGGAATCAGGTGCAATGATGTCTAATTCATCTTTTCAAGAAAGTCAAGAAGAGGACATTTACGATAGAGATGAACTAACTGGATTATCAG CTCGTTTCGCCTCGTTAATGTCCAGCAAAGCAAGTGAGAGACGTCTGTTGATGAGTGACGTAGTGtttggcactgtgccaaagaATAAATTGGTCCAGTTGGATTGCACTACTTTACAAAG cgtcTTTGGCATGTCAATTCTGGGAACCAGCTCATCATCAGTGATCATCAGTCGCAGCTCCACAATCCGTCGTCTTGCATCGTGTTCGCCTCCTCCACCACCCGCCCCATTTGTTTGTGACTCCGCCCTCAATTTCCCTCTTTCCGCggcaacagcagcagcaaccATCCCGGCCCTTCATCGTCTCTCGCCAATTTCGACACCTATTTCTGTGATTTACTCAATTGGAGCCGTATCTGGATTAAAGCCGACAATAACCATTCGAGACAATCAGAAACAACCAATTGAAGTTGTGATCAACCCACCATTGGTCAGTGAAGGCGCCTTCTAA
- the smgl-1 gene encoding Neuroblastoma-amplified sequence (Confirmed by transcript evidence) → MAHMRGTNHEKEKHDDENSKILLKERYNLLKWLTNVEMRSPNVLIPVQIANYVESLPFCKLAVSPKCDRVAVMSYARQLDIYQISGEILTHESSVQVLEETSPEYCILQFSSSSTLILSSRSTPHIDVFDSMGAYLYDIPLELHEGIFDVNSAICGMQTFENYSSSSNDKFIEILYVLQYSGVFSAFKIGRLSKYVKMWTVQLDIGQTGSFTVLPQYNLLLVASHHKESTSLVPPAGLCSFRMMDMDPFVEPIRISTPDGGFFSRLPFSTSFMSYLPRMSLSFDSQLLVSVSTSGSLYLFEIPSLHVKFSFNFISGPRPVDACFVDSDEIAVIYDNGYLLRCSLEDLEEKMYSVKMRSKKEIDEEPELKDFYSEQTVMVSPAQREIFLLTADGDNSFLRKAAHKRVQLAGQLWFYTVWNSLKKLVGMAMGEPAEQLHFETHIAKFEFSLIHSPTRTLQELFDRTLKEHDYTRARELAETYDTIDIYVVLKSEWIDKCSKNKVTVEDVEDILKRIGDSEWAAEQCASADSDDFEVHKALIDLGLSLGESSVTWQIRLLHHWRMLEVCRIKGDVDIYMMARNGSCLDAALTFAHNGDIDSLTRIIESNMAVMKHHQKRILSAIPTCTSPTKYEILMPKREDGETEEQWELEEQNDGIYERLDKILMEHPDAESLIRSINVGNIPNEETFDFTSWVRETLPKIDFECGMTDICVNLLQIAYERGYEDLIHDLATWQPYAQYIRICSSVSESITSFQDSTMKSFTDRFSRLLDSELIKNAKDIVSLIEWKIKMTSSDSEESIEDRLRDAVTTLMKATNERTTKVLVAFRNELPSVVDDHVILEVLLNMTSTGADLMKSLGDLPVDKYVNVTSSLGSLMSRGVKMTFKSIFESMKEPDGARRVLIKLSRSGNCSNFDDWMSLRDDIYDMANGIYEDLVTTEEALEIFAGEILEEERIGSHPELMELVLTLNPKEDNSNPRKLSIAKSADVLLSKSDELMNEATQRGDPLLGRSRFFAVAARPISPKKSKEKLDWLDAIDAALELGCTMMPIAIKFCEHDSLLRDVVGLGSNYKQGKKILSFAKQLNIDTPIATALSYCALAALNANDAVYLSKYIGEVMKAKGVPVVHKLCMQIMNSSHVPTDMEDVYSCAVLNSSEENLLDTVDAIASSEKRLSESRRCREIRLDDIPVSEAVVGDPMYTPMRLYNARKEISGDVKQKITFYGKRNLWETNYGKREGFDVMKRLYAHESSTVALCFSLFEPAENVETGELSWTKNDKLRRYERGLRFFQDRVPLSDLVTAPASAIINEANKGDASITAIDRIEDYGCDRRRFIGDAEYRTETIIGLAGTENEQIFADALELAEKYEIDEWKLHMASLEYLLDPSYNVPIIDVKQIMKSRKHLSKLRTKLDEFHSRLRSMVLPSLETNEQFLSYISLFADAEPEKKLGDTIKKIISKMKNVEAIRLWTDAKYLSSTLNKIPDGNLRAIISSVLQFPKIGVKACEMSAEFLLEGDDTRPPSNPFTLFLLMRSNIEDFLELVANKKSRDDEIAYLDQAVILLENTPKVPPLLLDAIKMRSEKMHRATVTPEPATPSNGSSTGLSSYFSNTEDNSGMMKRRKN, encoded by the exons atggCGCATATGAGAGGAACAAATCATGAAAAGGAGAAGCACGatgatgaaaattcaaaaatattattgaaagaACG ATATAATCTTCTCAAATGGTTAACCAATGTGGAAATGCGTAGTCCAAATGTTTTAATTCCAGTGCAAATTGCGAATTATGTGGAATCTCTGCCTTTCTGTAAATTAGCTGTTTCGCC aaaatgtgatCGAGTAGCGGTAATGAGCTATGCCCGTCAACTGGATATTTATCAAATAAGCGGAGAAATTCTGACTCATGAATCAAGTGTTCAAGTTCTTGAAGAAACATCTCCAGAATACTGTATACTTCAATTTTCCTCATCAAGTACTCTGATATTATCATCCAGAAGTACACCGCATATTGATGTATTTGATAGTATGGGTGCATATCTCTATGATATTCCTCTAGAACTGCATGAGGGAATATTCGATGTAAATTCGGCTATTTGTGGAAtgcaaacatttgaaaattattcaagttCTTCGAATGATAAATTCATCGAAATTCTCTACGTATTGCAATATTCTGGAGTGTTTTCAGCTTTCAAAATTGG aagaCTATCAAAATACGTGAAAATGTGGACTGTTCAACTGGATATTGGACAAACAGGATCATTTACAGTATTACCACAATATAATCTTCTGCTAGTTGCATCTCATCACAAAGAATCAACATCATTAGTTCCACCAGCTGGTTTATGCTCATTTCGAATGATGGATATGGATCCATTTGTTGAACCAATCAGAATATCAACTCCTGATGGTGGATTCTTTTCACGTCTTCCATTCTCTACATCATTCATGTCATATCTTCCGAGAATGTCCTTGTCATTTGATTCTCAATTACTTGTATCTGTATCTACTTCTGGATCATTGTATCTATTCGAAATTCCATCTCTTCACGTTAAATTCTCTTTTAATTTCATTAGTGGACCTCGTCCTGTGGACGCATGTTTTGTTGATAGTGAT GAAATTGCAGTAATCTACGATAATGGATATCTCCTCAGATGTTCATTGGAAGATTTGGAAGAGAAAATGTATTCAGTGAAAATGagatcaaaaaaagaaattgacgAGGAACCAGAACTCAAGGACTTTTATAGTGAACAAACAGTTATGGTATCACCTGCACAACGTGAAATATTCTTGCTCACTGCTGACGGTGACAACTCTTTTCTTCGTAAAGCAGCTCATAAACGTGTTCAACTTGCTGGTCAATTGTGGTTCTACACAGTTTGGAACTCGCTGAAAAAGCTCGTTGGAATGGCGATGGGTGAGCCCGCTGAGCAACTTCATTTTGAGACTCATATagcgaaattcgaattttcgttGATACACTCTCCAACTAGGACTTTGCAAGAATTGTTCGATAGAACA CTGAAGGAACATGATTACACGAGAGCAAGAGAGCTAGCAGAAACCTACGATACAATTGATATATATGTTGTTCTTAAATCGGAATGGATTGataaatgctccaaaaacaaAGTGACAGTTGAAGATGTTGAAGATATTCTAAAACGAATCGGAGATTCTGAATGGGCTGCTGAACAGTGTGCAAGTGCAGATTCAGATGACTTTGAAGTTCACAAGGCACTTATTGATCTCGGTTTATCACTGGGAGAGTCTAGTGTGACATGGCAAATCCGGTTACTTCATCACTGGAGAATGTTGGAAGTTTGTAGAATCAAAGGAGACGTTGATATTTATATGATGGCTAGAAATGGAAGTTGTTTGGATGCGGCATTGACATTTGCACAT aacggaGACATTGATTCGTTGACACGAATAATTGAATCAAACATGGCAGTTATGAAGCATCATCAGAAACGTATTCTCTCAGCAATTCCAACATGTACTTCACCTACAAAATATGAGATTCTGATGCCAAAACGAGAAGACGGAGAAACAGAGGAACAATGGGAACTTGAAGAACAAAATGATGGAATTTATGAACGATtggataaaattttaatggaaCATCCTGATGCTGAATCTTTAATTAGAAGTATAAATGTTGGAAATATTCCGAATGAAGAAACATTTGATTTCACTTCATGGGTAAGAGAAACTCTACCGAAGATTGATTTTGAATGTGGAATGACTGATATTTGTGTTAATTTACTTCAAATAGCATATGAAAGAGGATATGAAGATCTCATTCATGATCTCGCGACGTGGCAACCATACGCACAATATATTCGAATTTGTTCGTCTGTCAGCGAAAGCATAACTTCGTTTCAAGATTCCACGATGAAGTCATTTACGGATCGGTTTTCGAGACTTCTAGATTCGGAGCttatcaaaaatgcaaaagacATTGTTTCATTGATcgaatggaaaataaaaatgacatCCAGTGATAGTGAAGAAAGTATAGAAGATCGATTACGTGATGCAGTGACAACATTGATGAAAGCTACAAATGAACGAACGACGAAAGTATTAGTGGCATTTAGGAATGAACTTCCGAGTGTAGTGGATGATCATGTAATTCTAGAAGTTCTTCTTAACATGACATCAACTGGCGCTGATCTTATGAAATCTCTTGGTGATCTTCCAGTTGATAAATATGTGAACGTCACTTCTTCGTTAGGATCATTGATGTCCAGGGGTGTCAAAATGACTTTCAAGTCGATTTTCGAAAGCATGAAAGAACC tgatgGTGCAAGAAGAGTCCTTATCAAACTATCCCGATCTGGAAATTGTTCTAATTTTGATGACTGGATGTCACTACGAGATGATATTTATGATATGGCCAATGG aatttatgaAGATTTGGTGACCACAGAGGAGGCTCTGGAAATATTTGCAGGAGAGATCCTAGAGGAAGAGCGAATTGGAAGTCATCCCGAACTCATGGAACTTGTGCTAACACTGAATCCGAAAGAAGACAATAGTAATCCTAGAAAGCTGAGTATTGCTAAAAGCGCAGATGTTCTTCTTTCGAAAAGTGACGAGTTGATGAATGAAGCTACTCAGAGAGGTGATCCTCTTCTTGGTAGATCGAGATTCTTCGCAGTCGCTGCAAGGCCGATATCGCCGAAAAAGTCGAAAGAAAAGCTGGATTGGTTGGATGCAATTGATGCAGCTCTTGAACTCGGATGCACCATGATGCCTATTGCAATCAA attttgcgAGCATGACTCTCTTCTACGAGATGTTGTCGGACTGGgatcaaactacaaacaagGAAAGAAGATTCTAAGCTTCGCAAAACAACTCAACATTGACACACCAATAGCCACTGCTCTTTCATATTGTGCTCTTGCTGCACTCAATGCAAATGATGCCGTCTATCTGAGCAAGTACATTGGAGAAGTTATGAAAGCAAAAGGAGTTCCAGTTGTCCACAAGCTTTGTATGCAAATTATGAACTCATCCCATGTTCCAACTGATATGGAGGATGTCTATTCATGTGCTGTTCTGAATTCGAGTGAGGAAAATCTATTGGATACTGTTGATGCAATTGCATCAAGTGAAAAACGATTGAGTGAATCACGACGATGTCGAGAAATTCGATTAGATGATATTCCAGTGTCTGAAGCTGTGGTTGGAGATCCAATGTACACACCAATGAGGCTCTATAACGCAAGAAAGGAGATTAGTGGTGacgtgaaacaaaaaataactttttatggGAAACGAAATTTATGGGAAACGAATTATGGGAAACGAGAAGGATTTGATGTTATGAAACGGCTGTATGCACATGAGTCGTCTACAGTCGCCCTATGCTTCTCTCTGTTCGAACCAGCTGAAAATGTGGAAACGGGAGAGCTCAGTTGGACGAAAAATGATAAACTTAGGCGATATGAGCGTGGTCTACGATTTTTCCAGGACCGAGTTCCACTTTCTGATCTTGTCACTGCTCCTGCGTCCGCTATTATCAATGAAGCGAACAAAGGAGATGCTTCAATCACTGCCATTGATCGAATTGAGGATTACg gcTGTGATAGAAGACGGTTCATCGGAGATGCGGAATATCGAACTGAGACGATCATAGGACTTGCTGGAACTGAAAACGAGCAGATTTTTGCTGATGCTCTagaattagctgaaaaatacGAAATCGACGAATGGAAATTACATATGGCATCTCTTGAATATCTGCTAGATCCATCATATAATGTACCAATAATTGATGTCAaacaaattatgaaaagtcGAAAACATCTATCCAAATTGCGAACTAAACTCGACGAATTCCATTCTCGACTTCGTTCCATGGTACTTCCTTCCCTGGAAACAAATGAACAATTTCTGTCCTACATCTCATTGTTTGCTGACGCGGAACCCGAGAAGAAACTTGGTGACACTATCAAAaagattatttcaaaaatgaaaaatgtggaagCAATCCGGCTGTGGACTGATGCTAAATATCTTTCCTCGACTCTGAACAAGATTCCCGATGGAAATCTTCGAGCAATCATATCGTCTGTTTTACAATTTCCAAAGATTGGAGTTAAAGCGTGTGAAATGTCCGcagaatttttattggaaGGAGATGATACAAGACCTCCATCCAATCCATTTACATTGTTTTTGTTGATGAGAAGCAATATTGAAGATTTTCTCGAATTGGTGGCTAATAAGAAATCG AGAGACGATGAAATCGCCTACCTGGATCAAGCAGTGATTCTTCTCGAAAACACACCAAAAGTCCCACCGCTTCTCCTTGATGCCATTAAAATGCgatctgaaaaaatgcatcgagctacagtaaccccagaACCAGCTACTCCGTCTAATGGCTCTAGCACCGGACTCTCTTCATACTTTTCTAATACGGAAGATAATAGTGGAAtgatgaaaagaagaaagaattAA